Proteins from a genomic interval of Nostoc sp. TCL240-02:
- a CDS encoding TIR domain-containing protein, whose amino-acid sequence MTDVFISYSRRDKEFAVILQNALKAQNRETWVDWKDIPLTADWWAEIQVGIEATNTFVFVISPDSVASKVCHQEIEHAVKNNKRLVPIVRREGFDMEQVNPALAKHNWLFFREQDDFDTVFPQLIKAIDTNLEYVRGHTRLLIRALEWENKGRNDSFLLRGTDLDAAEQWLVSSAAQQPQATQQQQNYISKSREAEAANQRLVKAGQQARQMVRIGFGVLGLTLVSAAIAGVWANKTIQEAQEGTRLEREGVAAQQQFGLQALLSAISTGQGLQSMVKDGRPLEQYPAASPILALQTILDEIRERTQLTGHQGPAVYNASFSPDSKLIVTARVENIAHVWDTKGKPLAELKGHQGWVINASFSPDSKLIVTASVDKTARVWDTTGKPLAQLKGHQGEIRNASFSPDSKLIVTASDDKTARVWDTTGKLLAQLKGHQDVVYNASFSPDSKLIVTASVDKTARVWDTTGKLLAQLKGHHGGVINASFSPDSKLIVTASDDKTARVWDTTGKLLAQLKGHQDVVRNASFSPDSKLIVTASYDKTARVWKTTGELLAQLKGHQGWVINASFSPDSKLIVTASHDKTARVWDITGKLLTQLQGHQGVVTNASFSPDSKLIVTASYDNTARVWDTTPKLLIQLQGHQDGVNNASFSSDGKLIVTASYDKTARVWDTKGKLLAQLKGHQGEVNNASFSPDSKLIVTASEDKTARVWDTKGKLLAQLKGHQGAVRNANFSPDSKLIVTASDDNTPRVWDTKGKLLAQLKGHENFVYNASFSPDSKLIVTASHDNTARVWDTTGKPLAQLKGHQYGVTNASFSPDSKLIVTTSYDNTARVWDTTGKLLTQLKGHENFVNNASFSPDSKLIVTASTDNTARVWETTGKLLAQLQGHQSGVINASFSPDSKLIVTASDDKTARVWDTTGKLLAQLKGHQGGVINASFSPDSKLIVTASYDKTARVWPVESLDELLARSCNWLHDYLVTHPQDLEKLSVCQNQSILMAAAPFMIREGEEQARKGYAQPAVTTFRKALKWNPNLKFDPEAKAKPLVEAANQVDKGKELAQIGNIDGAVAAFQTALQLDPSFEFELKTKAVSLLVYKGNKLIEERKFKEAVAAYTKAQQFTSNGEIYVDFWNLCVQGIQQGHAKDVLSACETAVALAPNDGNIRDSRGFARMLTGNTKGAIEDFQVFIAQTDDKEMKSQRQGWVKVLSASKNPFTQQEINRLIK is encoded by the coding sequence ATGACAGACGTTTTTATCTCCTATTCGCGCAGAGACAAGGAATTCGCTGTTATTCTCCAAAACGCCCTCAAAGCTCAGAATCGTGAAACCTGGGTTGACTGGAAAGATATTCCTTTGACAGCCGATTGGTGGGCAGAAATTCAAGTGGGGATTGAAGCAACTAACACATTTGTCTTTGTAATTAGCCCAGATTCGGTTGCCTCTAAAGTTTGCCATCAAGAGATTGAACACGCTGTCAAAAATAATAAGCGCCTCGTGCCAATTGTGCGGCGAGAAGGCTTCGACATGGAGCAGGTTAATCCTGCCCTTGCCAAGCACAACTGGCTGTTCTTTCGAGAACAAGATGATTTCGACACTGTTTTTCCCCAGCTAATTAAAGCAATTGATACGAATTTAGAATATGTGCGCGGGCATACGCGCTTGCTAATTCGGGCGCTGGAGTGGGAGAACAAGGGACGTAACGATAGCTTTTTGCTACGTGGAACTGATTTAGACGCAGCAGAGCAATGGCTTGTCTCTAGTGCTGCTCAACAACCCCAAGCAACTCAACAGCAGCAGAACTACATTAGTAAAAGCCGCGAAGCTGAAGCAGCGAATCAAAGATTGGTGAAAGCTGGACAGCAGGCAAGACAGATGGTTCGCATTGGTTTTGGCGTGCTGGGTCTGACATTGGTATCAGCAGCAATAGCTGGAGTCTGGGCAAACAAAACTATTCAAGAAGCCCAAGAAGGCACAAGGCTAGAGCGAGAGGGAGTTGCAGCCCAACAGCAGTTTGGGTTGCAAGCATTACTCTCAGCCATAAGTACGGGACAAGGGTTGCAATCAATGGTTAAGGATGGTCGCCCACTAGAACAATATCCAGCCGCTAGCCCAATATTGGCTTTACAAACGATTCTAGATGAGATTCGAGAACGGACGCAGCTTACAGGGCATCAGGGACCAGCAGTCTACAATGCCAGTTTTAGCCCTGATAGCAAGCTGATTGTCACTGCCAGGGTTGAAAACATAGCGCATGTGTGGGACACAAAGGGTAAGCCGTTAGCCGAACTCAAAGGGCATCAGGGATGGGTTATTAATGCCAGTTTTAGCCCTGATAGCAAGCTGATTGTCACTGCTAGCGTTGACAAGACAGCGCGGGTGTGGGACACAACGGGTAAGCCGTTAGCCCAACTCAAAGGGCATCAGGGTGAGATCAGAAATGCTAGTTTTAGCCCCGATAGCAAGCTGATTGTCACTGCTAGTGATGACAAGACAGCGCGGGTGTGGGACACAACGGGTAAGCTGTTAGCCCAACTCAAAGGGCATCAGGATGTGGTCTACAATGCCAGTTTTAGCCCCGATAGCAAGCTAATTGTCACTGCTAGCGTTGACAAGACAGCCCGGGTGTGGGACACAACGGGTAAGCTGTTAGCCCAACTCAAAGGGCATCACGGTGGGGTTATTAATGCCAGTTTTAGCCCCGATAGCAAGCTAATTGTCACTGCTAGTGATGACAAGACAGCGCGGGTGTGGGACACAACGGGTAAGCTGTTAGCCCAACTCAAAGGGCATCAGGATGTGGTCAGAAATGCGAGTTTTAGCCCCGATAGCAAGCTGATTGTTACTGCTAGTTATGACAAGACAGCGCGGGTGTGGAAGACAACGGGTGAACTGTTAGCTCAACTCAAAGGGCATCAGGGATGGGTTATCAATGCCAGTTTTAGCCCTGATAGCAAGCTGATTGTCACTGCCAGTCATGACAAGACAGCACGGGTGTGGGACATAACGGGTAAGCTGTTAACTCAACTTCAAGGGCATCAAGGAGTGGTCACCAATGCTAGTTTTAGCCCCGATAGCAAGCTGATTGTCACTGCTAGTTATGACAACACAGCGCGGGTGTGGGACACAACGCCTAAGCTGTTAATCCAACTTCAAGGGCATCAGGATGGGGTCAACAATGCTAGTTTTAGCTCTGATGGCAAGCTGATTGTCACTGCTAGTTATGACAAGACAGCGCGGGTGTGGGATACAAAGGGTAAGCTGTTAGCCCAACTCAAAGGGCATCAGGGAGAGGTCAACAATGCGAGTTTTAGCCCTGATAGTAAGCTGATTGTTACTGCCAGTGAAGACAAGACAGCGCGGGTATGGGATACAAAGGGTAAGCTGTTAGCCCAACTCAAAGGGCATCAGGGAGCAGTCAGAAATGCCAATTTTAGCCCTGATAGCAAGCTGATTGTCACTGCTAGTGATGACAACACACCGCGAGTGTGGGATACAAAGGGTAAGCTGTTAGCCCAACTCAAAGGGCATGAGAATTTTGTCTACAATGCTAGTTTTAGCCCCGATAGCAAGCTGATTGTTACCGCCAGTCATGACAACACAGCACGGGTGTGGGACACAACGGGTAAGCCGTTAGCCCAACTCAAAGGGCATCAGTATGGGGTCACCAATGCGAGTTTTAGCCCTGATAGCAAGCTGATTGTCACTACCAGTTATGACAACACAGCACGGGTGTGGGACACAACGGGTAAGCTGTTAACCCAACTCAAAGGGCATGAGAATTTTGTCAACAATGCCAGTTTTAGCCCCGATAGCAAGCTGATTGTGACTGCAAGTACTGACAACACAGCACGGGTATGGGAGACAACGGGTAAACTGTTAGCCCAACTCCAAGGGCATCAGAGTGGGGTTATTAATGCCAGTTTTAGCCCTGATAGTAAGCTGATTGTTACTGCCAGTGATGACAAGACAGCACGGGTGTGGGACACAACAGGTAAGCTGTTAGCCCAACTCAAAGGGCATCAGGGTGGGGTTATTAATGCCAGTTTTAGCCCTGATAGCAAGCTAATTGTCACTGCTAGTTATGACAAAACAGCGCGGGTGTGGCCAGTGGAAAGCTTAGATGAACTGTTGGCTCGGAGTTGTAACTGGTTACATGATTATCTTGTTACACATCCCCAAGACTTGGAAAAACTATCAGTATGCCAAAATCAATCTATTTTGATGGCAGCAGCGCCATTTATGATTAGGGAAGGTGAGGAGCAAGCAAGAAAAGGTTATGCTCAACCAGCAGTTACAACCTTCCGTAAAGCTTTGAAGTGGAATCCCAACTTAAAATTTGACCCAGAGGCAAAGGCAAAGCCATTGGTAGAAGCTGCAAATCAAGTTGACAAGGGTAAGGAGCTAGCACAGATAGGCAATATTGATGGTGCTGTTGCTGCTTTTCAAACTGCATTGCAATTAGACCCTAGCTTTGAATTTGAGCTAAAGACAAAAGCTGTTTCGCTGCTGGTTTATAAGGGAAATAAACTTATAGAGGAACGTAAGTTTAAAGAAGCAGTAGCCGCTTATACTAAAGCCCAACAATTCACTTCCAACGGAGAAATTTATGTAGATTTTTGGAACCTCTGTGTGCAAGGTATTCAGCAGGGTCATGCCAAAGATGTGTTGTCTGCCTGTGAAACTGCTGTAGCGCTTGCTCCTAATGATGGTAATATTCGTGATAGTCGTGGTTTTGCCAGGATGTTAACAGGGAACACTAAAGGCGCAATTGAAGACTTTCAAGTATTCATCGCTCAGACTGACGATAAAGAAATGAAATCACAACGCCAAGGTTGGGTAAAAGTTTTAAGCGCTAGTAAAAATCCATTCACACAACAAGAAATTAACCGTTTAATTAAATAG
- a CDS encoding TVP38/TMEM64 family protein: MKKHFTENLFNIANFYKPLRFIVLILLILSFIFLLNTDFALAQDSVNTNSFNPQTILRDALQWIDRLGTVGAIAFIALYITATVAFFPGSILTLGAGVIFGAVWGSLYVFIGATLGATAAFLVGRYLARNWVAGKIADNKKFAAIDQAVGREGLKIVLLTRLSPIFPFNLLNYAFGITGVSLKDYFIGSVGMIPGTIMYVYIGSLAGNLAAIGTETQPTNPNLQWAIRILGLIATVAVTVYITRIARKALEEEL, encoded by the coding sequence ATGAAAAAGCACTTCACAGAAAATCTATTTAATATTGCAAATTTCTACAAGCCTTTGAGATTTATTGTATTAATATTACTAATACTTAGCTTTATTTTTTTGTTAAACACAGACTTTGCCTTAGCACAAGACTCTGTAAATACCAATTCTTTTAATCCCCAAACAATTTTACGAGATGCGTTGCAATGGATCGATCGCCTTGGTACTGTAGGAGCGATCGCTTTTATTGCACTTTACATTACCGCCACCGTCGCTTTTTTCCCTGGTTCTATTCTTACCTTGGGAGCAGGTGTAATTTTTGGTGCAGTTTGGGGTTCTCTCTACGTGTTTATCGGTGCAACACTTGGTGCTACTGCTGCCTTCCTTGTGGGACGTTATTTAGCAAGGAACTGGGTTGCTGGCAAAATCGCAGATAACAAAAAATTTGCCGCCATTGACCAAGCTGTTGGCAGAGAAGGATTAAAAATCGTCTTGCTAACGCGACTCTCCCCAATATTTCCTTTCAATTTATTAAATTATGCTTTTGGTATCACGGGAGTTTCACTTAAAGATTACTTCATCGGCTCTGTAGGCATGATTCCCGGAACCATTATGTACGTTTACATAGGTTCTCTTGCAGGTAATCTTGCTGCGATTGGTACTGAAACTCAACCGACTAACCCAAATTTACAATGGGCAATTCGGATTTTGGGTTTGATTGCGACAGTAGCCGTTACAGTTTATATAACCCGGATTGCACGCAAAGCTTTAGAAGAAGAATTGTAG
- a CDS encoding mercuric reductase, translating to MTNSDLERVTVRPTDEYNQKLVSYVHPPNWVNPQPADIYDLVVIGAGTAGLVVAAGAAGLDLGLKVALIEKHLMGGDCLNVGCVPSKTIIRSARTIGEIWDAKDLGVNIPQHNIDVDFPQVMARMRRIRADVSHNDSAERFQKLGVDVFLGSGRFASKNTVEVGGKTLRFKKAVIATGARAAQLSIPGIEKAGYLTNETVFSLIQRPERLAVIGGGPIGCELAQAFRRLGSEVVLFHSGSHLLNKEDAEAAEILQKVLIREGIRVVLNSKLEEVVTVTEGKRLYFSSNSHRDSVTVDEILVGAGRSPNVENLNLEAVGVEYDLRQGVKVNDYLQTTNSKIYAAGDICMNWKFTHAADAAARIVIKNTLFSPFGLGRSKLSSLVMPWVTYTDPEIAHVGMYEHEAQKLGIEVTTIKIPFSSVDRAIADGEESGFLKIHHKKGSDEIIGATIVANHAGEMISVVTTAIVNKLGLSKLSSVIHPYPTQAEAIKKAADAYRRTLLTSNTKKLLGFLTKLS from the coding sequence ATGACTAATTCAGATTTAGAGAGAGTCACAGTTCGCCCAACGGATGAGTATAATCAAAAGTTGGTGTCTTACGTCCATCCCCCAAATTGGGTTAATCCTCAACCGGCAGATATTTACGATTTGGTAGTAATTGGGGCTGGTACGGCGGGATTAGTGGTGGCGGCGGGGGCTGCGGGTCTAGATTTGGGTTTAAAAGTGGCGTTAATTGAAAAGCATCTCATGGGTGGAGATTGCTTAAATGTTGGTTGTGTACCATCTAAAACTATTATTCGGTCTGCCCGCACCATTGGCGAAATCTGGGATGCTAAAGACTTGGGAGTTAATATTCCCCAACATAATATAGATGTTGATTTTCCCCAAGTCATGGCAAGGATGCGGCGAATCAGGGCTGATGTCAGCCACAACGACTCGGCGGAGCGGTTTCAAAAGTTGGGTGTCGATGTCTTTTTGGGTAGCGGTCGATTTGCAAGTAAAAATACCGTGGAAGTTGGCGGTAAAACCCTGCGGTTTAAAAAAGCTGTAATTGCTACTGGCGCAAGAGCCGCACAACTGTCGATTCCAGGAATTGAAAAGGCGGGTTATCTAACTAATGAGACGGTTTTTTCCCTAATTCAACGGCCGGAACGTTTAGCGGTGATTGGTGGCGGCCCCATTGGTTGCGAATTGGCGCAAGCTTTCCGGCGTTTGGGTTCTGAGGTGGTACTTTTCCATAGCGGTTCGCATCTTCTAAATAAAGAAGACGCTGAAGCTGCTGAAATTCTGCAAAAGGTTTTGATTAGGGAAGGAATTCGCGTAGTGTTGAATTCCAAGTTGGAAGAAGTAGTAACTGTTACTGAGGGGAAACGGCTTTATTTTTCTTCTAATAGTCATCGAGATTCGGTGACAGTAGATGAAATTTTAGTCGGTGCGGGGCGATCGCCAAATGTAGAAAATCTAAATTTAGAAGCAGTGGGTGTAGAATACGACTTACGTCAAGGTGTGAAGGTAAATGATTATCTCCAAACGACGAATTCCAAAATTTATGCGGCTGGCGATATCTGCATGAACTGGAAATTTACCCATGCTGCTGATGCTGCGGCGCGAATTGTAATTAAAAATACGCTGTTTTCTCCCTTTGGCTTAGGACGCTCGAAACTTAGCAGTTTGGTGATGCCTTGGGTAACTTATACTGACCCAGAAATTGCCCACGTAGGCATGTACGAACACGAGGCGCAGAAATTGGGTATTGAGGTGACGACAATCAAAATACCTTTTAGTAGTGTAGATCGCGCGATCGCAGATGGTGAAGAGTCAGGATTTCTCAAAATCCACCATAAAAAAGGGTCTGATGAAATTATTGGCGCAACTATTGTCGCTAATCACGCAGGTGAGATGATATCAGTTGTGACTACAGCAATAGTGAATAAGCTCGGTTTAAGTAAGTTAAGCAGTGTAATTCATCCTTATCCCACTCAAGCCGAAGCTATTAAAAAAGCAGCTGATGCTTATCGTCGTACACTCTTAACATCAAATACCAAAAAACTGTTGGGATTCTTGACAAAGTTATCTTGA